GCAATTTCGACTAGCAGTTGCTCATTCGCCGCCCGAATATCTGCGGTTCGCTCTTGCACCCGCACTTCCAACTCTTCATTGCGTTGTTCCAGAACCCCGAAGGAAGCCCGTAACTGCTCCGCCATGTTTTGAAACGCACGGGCCAAAACTCCCAATTCATCTTCTCGCTCCACGGGTACTGTTTGCTCCCACTCCCCCTGGGACAAAGCTTTAGCCGCTCGGCTCAGGTGCAAAATTGGCTGTACAATCCAGCGCGAGGTCAGAATGCCCAATGCGATCGCGGCAATTAAGGCTGCCAAGCAAAGCAAAATCGTCGATCGCGTGTTGGCCTCGATCTGCTCCATGAAATCTGCTTCTGGCACCACCACCACGATCAGCCAATCTAAGCCTCGGCCATCCTGTAGGGGTAGCACTTGCAGAAATTGGCGTTTACCCTCCAATTCAAAGTCAAGCTGTTGGCTATTGCGAATTTGCCGCAAATCACCAAAGCGTTGCTGTAAGTGCTGCGCTGTGGCTCGAATCAACTGATTACGGCTAGCCGTCGCAGCCAATCGTTCCTGCGTTTTACCGTCGGCACTGAGGATAAAGGGTTTGTCGGTCAGAGAAGTTGCGACCAACAGCCCCGATCGCTCCATGATAAAGGTTTGCCCCGTTTTGCCAATCTTGAGGCTGCGCAGAAATTCGCCAATTTGAGACAGCACCAAATCAGCTGCCGTCACCCCAATCAATTTGCCTTGAGCGTCGTACAAAGGCAGGTCAGCCGTGATCGTGAGCTTTTGCGTGGAGAAGTAGGTATAGATATCAGTCCAAACAGGTTTGCCCGCTGTCACACTGATTTTGTACCAATCCCGCTGACGCGGATCGTAATTGGGTTTAGTTTGCAACAGTCGGGTGCGGTTTCCTCGGCTATCCGTAGCGTAGGTTTGAAAATTGCGGCCTGTAGTGCGATCGGAGACTTCAATCTGTAAGGTACCGTTATCTAGGCGCTCGACTCCAATGTATTCTGCCTGCTCTGTCCCCAACGAGATGTAGCTCACCGTCTTAAACTGCTGCATCTGTTGCCAAAAGTAGCGTTCTAAACGGGGAATATCCTCAACGTTAAGCAGTCCTAGCCGAATCGCATCAGCGTTAATGCGGTTGACCAGATGAGGAGTTTCTAAATAGGTCGTGACATGCTGCTGAATTCGAGCCGTGACCTCAGTCCGTAGCTGAGTAGCAACATCATTAACCGCGTTTTGACCATTGCGTAACGACAACCAACCTGTAAGCCCAACGGCGATCGCAATTTGCAAGACAAAAGGAGCGACCAGAATCGTTTGCAGCGGCACTTTCTGCAATCGCCTAGTGATGAGAGTGGCAGGATGTTTCATGTAGGAGTCCTAGCCCATCCGTAGAATCTCGCAATGCCTCGAACCAATATATACCTTTATTGTCAATTCTTGTCGAGTCTTTTTGTCCAGATGACCCACACAGACCTTAAGGCTCAGTTTTCAAAGTGAGTACCTGAGGGGGAGTGGAATCAGGTGGGTAAATCAAGTCTAGCTGCACAGAGCGGCTACTGTTGGGCGGCAGAGTGATCGTCTCTAATGGCTCTAACACTTGTCCCTTGCGGTGCCACAAATGGACATAACGAGTTTTGAGCTGCCCCTGGTTATCTGAGTAGCGCAAGCGTACAGTACCTCGAAAGAAAGGGAAATCAAAGGGAGGTCGGCGGAAACGCAATCCACCTTGGCTGAGACGATCTTCCTTTAAAGGAGTCGCCAAAGTTAAAGCCACTTTCCGAGATTGCTGAGTCGGGTTAAAAAGCGGCAAGGTTAAGTTGTACTCCGCACCATAGTTGGCATGAGATTCATAAGCAGTATCGGGGTAGCGCACCAGCATTTTAGCGGCTTGACTTTGCTCAGTCCCTAGGCGACCTGCTCGCACTGTACTGATGGCATAAGATACCGCTTGCCCAGGAGCAGGAATGGTTAAGTTTTTAGCACCAGGGCGATCGCTGAGTTGAGCTTGCCAGCGCGATCCCTGGGCCACTCCTGCAACTCGACCATAAATTAGCTGTCCACCCACCTGATCAGGTGGCGTTGGGGCTTTGTCACGAGGGCCAGAGAGATTGCCTTGGTCTAGTAGGGCTTGCCACTCAGCCAAGTTGGGGGCACGCTCAGTCCCATCTGCGTTTTTCTTAGCAAACATGATCAGGCTAGCTGCGTGAACTTGGCCACTACTGCTCAGCCGCATGTAACCCGATCGCCCATTGATCGGTTTTTCTAAACCCCGCACTGGCATTGGGTGATTGAGTAGCATTCGGCTTTGATTCGGTGGAATGACCAGTTGGGCTGGAAAACTCGCTTGGCGCTTACCTTGAAGAATGTCTGTCACCACGCGATCGCCTGGACCTGCATAAACTGTATTGTTGGGGTTGTCTACATAGGTTGGCAGCTTGATGTAAGGAGCTTCTTGAGTCAGGTAAGTCGCAGCTTGCAAGACATCTACCTTAATCGGCTGCGAACCGGGATTGTGTAGCATTACCCCCAAATAGAACGTTTGGCGATCTTTAGGCTCATGGGTCTGGTGGTGAACAAATAAATCAAAGCGACCCTGAAAGGGAAAGTTGAGATGGGCTGCGGGTGTTTTCTTACCGCTAGGAGGCAGGGTAGAGAGCAGAATCCCTTCGGTTTTGACCCACTCCGGGCTGTTGCTGTTAAACATTGGCACCGTATCTAGCTGACCTGGCAAGGCTCGGACGCTTTGAGGCTCCACAATAATCTGGGGAGCAGGTTGTGGGTTAGGTGCCACGCCCTGAGCTAGGTCGGACGCAGATAAGGCTGTCTTGCTAGCCAGAAATAACCCATAGCCACCCAAGCCAAATAACGCTAGACCAGACAAAGCGATCGCGATATTATTCTGCTTCTGCCCCATAAACATTCACCTCATTGGGTCTCATACAAGGGGATACATCTTACAGAGACCCAAATCCTGGAGCCAAAGTGCCGCTTGTTTCTACTTCAGTAACTGGTAATGATTTACCTAGGCGATCGCCTGGTTAGCTATTTTGAGGTGAGTTAGGAGTTGAGCTGGCTGGAGTTGAGTTTTTTGATGGCAAAAATTGAGGCAGCAACAAGCCAGAACGCGCCTGGTACGCAGCGAACTCTGAGTAACGCGATAGGGATTGATCCTTCTTCCGCATATTAGGGAGAAACAACCCTGCTCCAAACAGAGCCAAAATCACAAAAGGTAGCCAGTGCTGAGCTAAAAGGGCAAACGAGCTGTAGATGAGCACTTCTCCTAAGTAATTGGTATTGCGGCAACGGGCAAAAAAGCCTTCTGTAATTAGACCAGAGTGATATTTCAACGTGAAGTATTTCTGGGCATCACTCCCATAGTGGAGAAATACACCAAGGATATTTAAGGCTACGGCTGCGGCAATCAGAGGAGCCGAGGGAACAACACCGCGACTAATGAGCAAGAAGGGAGCAATCCAGTACAAAACTAGGATCATTCCAATAAAAATTCCTTGACCTACGGAAATCTTCTTCTCCCATTGCTTGTCGGGAAAGAGCTGATCTTTGAGTAACCAGAGAAGACCGTAAGTGCCGTGGAGCGCTATATAGATCCACGGGCCAATCGTGAAGTTTTGGTAGGCCCACATCAGACCTAGAACTACAAATCCAGTCAATCCCTTGTGTAGGTTGATGGCATGTTTCGCCTTCATAAAAGTATCCCTAGTTATTCTCGATTCCCAAGTGAGTTGGCAGGGCTGAAAACTATTAAAACTCAAGTCTCAACGCTAGCCTGATGACGCTGCTTCGCTAGCTCAACTTGTCTTCGACGGGCTATTTGGCGGGCTCTTTTTTCCTCCGTCAGGTTCTCAAAACAATGAGGACAAGAAATGCCCTTCTCGTATTTTTCTGAAGCTTTATCTGCCTCTGAGATCGGTCGGCCACAGGCAACGCAAACATCATAAGAACCCGGTTCTAGTCCATGACGCACCGCTACCCGTTGGTCAAACACAAAACACTCCCCTTCCCAAAGGCTCTTTTCTGCTGGCACTGCTTCTAAGTATTTCAAGATGCCGCCTTTCAGGTGGTAGACTTCCTCAAAACCTTCTTCCAGCATAAAGGAGGAAGCTTTTTCACACCGAATTCCGCCCGTACAAAACATCGCTACTTTTTTATGTTTGTTGGGATCAAGGTGCTGACGGACATAATCAGGGAATTCTCGAAAGGAAGCGGTTTGGGGATTACAAGCGCCTTGAAAGGTGCCGATCTGCACTTCATAGTCATTGCGCGTGTCAATCACCACTACATCTGGATCAGCAATGAGATCGTTCCACTCTTCCGGGCTGACATAGATACCCACCTTCTGGTTGGGGTCAACCTCAGGCACACCTAAAGGTACAATCTCTTTTTTTAATCGCACTTTCAGCCGATCGAACGGGGGAGTCTCTGTGTAGGACTCTTTGTGCTCTAGATCGGCTAAGCGCGGATCAGCCCGCAAAAAGGAGAGTAAGCCAGCGATCGCAGAACGAGATCCGGCGATCGTACCATTGATGCCTTCTTGGGCGAGGAGAATAGTGCCTTTAATATCTTGGTCTAGACAATAGGCCAAGAGCGCATCTTTTTTCTCAGCAAAATCTGGCAAGCTGACAAATTTGTAGAGTGCGGCAACAACAATTTCGGTCATGCTTCCCATGCAAATCAAGCGTCTAAAAACATTTTAGGGCACACCGCAGTGCACCCTAGAGTTAGTTGATAGAGAATGGTCTGAAACTATACAGCGACTGGCGGTTTGTGGCGGATGCGATCGTAAATTTCGATGTAATCCTTACCCGGATGGTTCCAAGAGTAGTCGTACTCCATCCCCTGCTTCACGAGTTGTTGGAACTCTTTGGGGTAATCCCGCCACAGTCCCAAAGCCCGATTTATGGTTGATTCTAGAGCTTGATAGTCAGAGTCATAGAAGACATAACCGTTGCGCGTTTCGGGCAGATGATTGGAGTCGTAGTCGCGGTCAAACACGGTATTCACCAGACCGCCCACACTCCGGACAATTGGGACTGTGCCGTACTTCAAT
This region of Trichocoleus desertorum NBK24 genomic DNA includes:
- a CDS encoding ATP-binding protein, translated to MKHPATLITRRLQKVPLQTILVAPFVLQIAIAVGLTGWLSLRNGQNAVNDVATQLRTEVTARIQQHVTTYLETPHLVNRINADAIRLGLLNVEDIPRLERYFWQQMQQFKTVSYISLGTEQAEYIGVERLDNGTLQIEVSDRTTGRNFQTYATDSRGNRTRLLQTKPNYDPRQRDWYKISVTAGKPVWTDIYTYFSTQKLTITADLPLYDAQGKLIGVTAADLVLSQIGEFLRSLKIGKTGQTFIMERSGLLVATSLTDKPFILSADGKTQERLAATASRNQLIRATAQHLQQRFGDLRQIRNSQQLDFELEGKRQFLQVLPLQDGRGLDWLIVVVVPEADFMEQIEANTRSTILLCLAALIAAIALGILTSRWIVQPILHLSRAAKALSQGEWEQTVPVEREDELGVLARAFQNMAEQLRASFGVLEQRNEELEVRVQERTADIRAANEQLLVEIAERKRIEDALRVFLHAVSHDLRNPVTGMLMVLGNLLKSESLSTENSNGSSKAVIPVARTILERMAQSSDRQLYLINSLLEVHASEVGGIVLQTEPVDLGKLVVDVLVDFEPLLDKNQASFTTLIPHNLPAIPADPLQLRRVVENLLANALKHNPPGLSLSLSVERQGDLLLCRVQDNGAGIKPEVREHLFELYSRGPQTRRSMGLGLGLYLCRQIVVAHGGEMGVTSELGSGSTFWFTLPLAPVAATTKSP
- a CDS encoding DUF3370 domain-containing protein, whose amino-acid sequence is MGQKQNNIAIALSGLALFGLGGYGLFLASKTALSASDLAQGVAPNPQPAPQIIVEPQSVRALPGQLDTVPMFNSNSPEWVKTEGILLSTLPPSGKKTPAAHLNFPFQGRFDLFVHHQTHEPKDRQTFYLGVMLHNPGSQPIKVDVLQAATYLTQEAPYIKLPTYVDNPNNTVYAGPGDRVVTDILQGKRQASFPAQLVIPPNQSRMLLNHPMPVRGLEKPINGRSGYMRLSSSGQVHAASLIMFAKKNADGTERAPNLAEWQALLDQGNLSGPRDKAPTPPDQVGGQLIYGRVAGVAQGSRWQAQLSDRPGAKNLTIPAPGQAVSYAISTVRAGRLGTEQSQAAKMLVRYPDTAYESHANYGAEYNLTLPLFNPTQQSRKVALTLATPLKEDRLSQGGLRFRRPPFDFPFFRGTVRLRYSDNQGQLKTRYVHLWHRKGQVLEPLETITLPPNSSRSVQLDLIYPPDSTPPQVLTLKTEP
- a CDS encoding isoprenylcysteine carboxylmethyltransferase family protein; the protein is MKAKHAINLHKGLTGFVVLGLMWAYQNFTIGPWIYIALHGTYGLLWLLKDQLFPDKQWEKKISVGQGIFIGMILVLYWIAPFLLISRGVVPSAPLIAAAVALNILGVFLHYGSDAQKYFTLKYHSGLITEGFFARCRNTNYLGEVLIYSSFALLAQHWLPFVILALFGAGLFLPNMRKKDQSLSRYSEFAAYQARSGLLLPQFLPSKNSTPASSTPNSPQNS
- a CDS encoding rhodanese-related sulfurtransferase, which codes for MTEIVVAALYKFVSLPDFAEKKDALLAYCLDQDIKGTILLAQEGINGTIAGSRSAIAGLLSFLRADPRLADLEHKESYTETPPFDRLKVRLKKEIVPLGVPEVDPNQKVGIYVSPEEWNDLIADPDVVVIDTRNDYEVQIGTFQGACNPQTASFREFPDYVRQHLDPNKHKKVAMFCTGGIRCEKASSFMLEEGFEEVYHLKGGILKYLEAVPAEKSLWEGECFVFDQRVAVRHGLEPGSYDVCVACGRPISEADKASEKYEKGISCPHCFENLTEEKRARQIARRRQVELAKQRHQASVET